A portion of the Perognathus longimembris pacificus isolate PPM17 chromosome 20, ASM2315922v1, whole genome shotgun sequence genome contains these proteins:
- the Zc3h4 gene encoding zinc finger CCCH domain-containing protein 4 isoform X2 encodes MRFPPLAALARSPSLSLSLFGRHAEGKTILCLLKEMPPTFRDTGAAVWEDGELEEGELEDDGVEETQDAPGGPERSRKEKGDKHHSDSDEEKSHRRLKRKRKKEREKEKRRSKKRRKSKHKRHASSSDDFSDFSDDSDFSPSEKGHRKYREYSPPYVPSHQQYSSSHSAPLPKKSYSKMDSKGYGMYEDYENEQYGDYEGDEEEDMGKEDYDDFTKELNQYRRSKEGSRGRGSRGRGRGYRARGSRGGGGGGGGGARGRGLGRGSRGRGRGSMGGDHPEDEEDFYEEEMEYGENEEPMGDDEYDEYSKELNQYRRSKDSRGRGLSRGRGRGSRGRGKGMGRGRGRGGSRGGMNKGGMNDDEDFYDDDMGDSGGGYRRSDHDKPHQQSDKKGKVICKYFVEGRCTWGDHCNFSHDIELPKKRELCKFYITGFCARAENCPYMHGDFPCKLYHTTGNCINGDDCMFSHDPLTEETRELLDKMLADDAEAGAEDEKEVEELKKQGINPLPKPPPGVGLLPTPPRPPGPPAPNSPNGRPMQGGPPPPPPPPPPPPGPPQMPMPVHEPLSPQQLQQQQDMYNKKIPSLFEIVVRPTGQLAEKLGVRFPGPGGPQGPMGPGPNMGPPGPMGAPMHPDMHPDMHPDMHPDMHPDMHPDMPMGPGMNPGPPMGPGGPPMMPYGPGDSPHSGMMPPIPPAQNFYENFYPPQEGMEMEPGLLGDAEDYGHYEELPGQPGEPLFPEHPLEPDSFSEGGPLGRPKPGAGVPDFLPSAQRALYLRIQQKQQEEEERARRLAESSKQDRENEEGDTGNWYSSDEDEGGSSVTSILKTLRQQTSSRTQASVGELSSSGLGDPRLQKGHSTGGRLADPRLSRDPRLTRHTEAAGGSGPGDTAPSDPRLARSLPASKPEGSLHASPAGPSSSKGSAAPPAEEEEGERALREKAVSIPLDPLPGHPLRDPRSQLQQFSHIKKDVTLSKPSFARTVLWNPEDLIPLPIPKQDVPPVPAALQSMPALDPRLHRSSPAGPPNTRQRQGAPSDPSASGSNLPDFELLSRILKTVNVNTPGAGDKPSDPRVRKAPTDPRLQKPIDSAAAARVAKPCAPETSPPTGSPSRESSPPATAPYDPRVLAAGGLGQGSGSGQSSVLSGISLYDPRTPNTGGKASEPTVEAGAQPKGPEGNGKNSASKTKEPPFVRKSALEQPDAGKPGADPGAAATDRYNSYNRPRPKAAAASATATGTPPPEGASPQPGVHNLPVPTLFGTVKPAPKSGSGSPFAGNSPSREGEPDAGSLKDVFKGFDPTASPFCQ; translated from the exons GGAAGATGGGGAGCTGGAAGAAGGTGAACTGGAAGATGATGGGGTTGAAGAGACCCAGGACGCCCCAGGGGGACCAGAGAGGAGCCGGAAAGAGAAGGGGGACAAGCACCATAGTGACTCAGATGAGGAAAAGTCTCACCGGAGGCTGAAGAGGAAACGGAAGAAAGAgcgggagaaggagaagaggagatccaagaagaggaggaaatccAAGCACAAG CGCCATGCTTCTTCCAGCGACGACTTCTCTGACTTCTCAGATGACTCCGACTTCAGCCCCAGCGAGAAGGGCCATCGCAAGTACAGGGAATACAGTCCCCCATACGTGCCG TCACACCAGCAGTACTCCTCATCACACTCTGCACCGCTGCCCAAGAAGTCATACTCCAAGATGGACAGCAAGGGCTATGGCATGTATGAGGACTACGAGAACGAGCAGTACGGGGACTACGAgggggacgaggaggaggacatgGGAAAGGAGGACTATGACGACTTCACCAAAGAGCTGAACCAGTACCGGCGCTCCAAGGAGGGCAGTCGGGGCCGAG GCAGCCGAGGCCGGGGCAGGGGCTACCGAGCCCGAGGgagccgaggaggaggaggaggaggaggaggaggagcacgaGGTCGGGGCCTAGGCAGGGGCAGCCGAGGCCGGGGCAGAGGCTCCATGGGAGGAGACCACCCAGAGGATGAAGAGGATTTCTACGAGGAAGAGATGGAA TATGGAGAAAATGAGGAGCCCATGGGAGACGACGAGTATGATGAGTACTCCAAAGAACTGAACCAGTACCGCCGGTCCAAGGACAGCCGAGGCCGAG GATTAAGTCGTGGCCGTGGCCGTGGCTCCCGAGGCCGAGGGAAGGGGATGGGCCGGGGCCGTGGACGAGGTGGTAGCAGAGGAGGGATGAACAAGGGTGGGATGAACGATGACGAAGACTTCTACGATGATGACATGGGT GATAGTGGTGGAGGCTACCGGAGGAGTGACCATGACAAGCCCCACCAGCAGTCTGACAAGAAAGGCAAAGTCATCTGCAAATACTTTGTGGAAGGGCGATGCACGTGG GGAGACCACTGTAATTTCAGCCATGACATCGAATTGCCAAAGAAACGTGAGCTGTGCAAGTTTTACATCACTGGCTTCTGTGCCAGAGCTGAGAATTGCCCCTACATGCACG GTGACTTCCCGTGTAAGCTGTACCACACAACTGGGAACTGCATCAACGGTGATGACTGCATGTTCTCCCATGATCCGCTGACTGAGGAGACCAGAGAGCTATTGGATAAG ATGTTGGCTGATGATGCTGAGGCAGGTGCTGAGGATGAGAAGGAAGTGGAGGAGCTGAAGAAGCAAGGCATCAACCCCCTGCCCAAGCCTCCTCCGGGTGTGGGCCTCTTGCCTACACCCCCTCGGCCCCCTGGCCCCCCAGCCCCGAACTCTCCTAATGGCAGGCCCATGCAAGGAGGCCCCCCGCCTccgcctccaccccctccaccgcCCCCAGGGCCTCCCCAGATGCCCATGCCCGTGCACGAGCCACTGTCACcccagcagctgcagcagcagcaggacaTGTACAACAAGAAGATCCCCTCCTTGTTTGAGATTGTTGTGCGGCCCACAGGACAGCTGGCCGAGAAGCTAGGTGTGAG GTTCCCAGGACCTGGTGGACCCCAAGGGCCTATGGGTCCTGGACCCAACATGGGACCCCCAGGTCCCATGGGGGCCCCCATGCACCCTGACATGCATCCCGACATGCATCCTGACATGCACCCTGACATGCACCCCGACATGCACCCTGATATGCCAATGGGTCCTGGCATGAACCCTGGCCCACCCATGGGCCCTGGTGGCCCCCCGATGATGCCCTATGGTCCTGGAGACTCCCCACACTCTGGAATGATGCCTCCCATCCCACCGGCCCAGAACTTCTACGAGAATTTCTACCCACCGCAGGAAGGCATGGAGATGGAGCCGGGCCTCCTTGGGGATGCAG AGGACTACGGGCACTACGAAGAGCTGCCGGGGCAGCCTGGGGAGCCCCTCTTCCCTGAGCACCCTCTGGAGCCTGACAGCTTCTCTGAGGGAGGGCCCTTGGGCCGGCCGAAGCCGGGCGCTGGTGTCCCCGACTTCTTGCCCTCGGCCCAGAGGGCTCTGTACCTGAGGATCCAGCagaagcagcaggaggaggaggagagagcaagGAGGCTGGCTGAGAGCAGCAAGCAGGACCGGGAGAATGAGGAAG GAGACACTGGCAACTGGTACTCAAGTGATGAGGACGAGGGTGGGAGCAGTGTTACATCCATCCTCAAGACCCTCAGGCAGCAGACGTCCAGTCGGACCCAGGCCTCTGTTGGGGAGCTGAGCAGCAGTGGGCTGGGAGACCCCCGCCTCCAAAAGGGACACTCCACAGGAGGCCGGCTGGCTGACCCCCGCCTCAGCCGGGACCCCAGGCTCACCCGCCACACCGAAGCTGCTGGTGGCTCTGGCCCTGGGGACACGGCACCCTCTGACCCTCGACTTGCTCGCTCCCTCCCAGCCTCCAAGCCTGAAGGCAGCCTCCACGCCAGCCCTGCAGGCCCCAGCAGCTCCAAGGGGTCTGCAGCGCCCCCtgcggaagaggaggagggggagcgggCCCTGCGGGAGAAGGCGGTCAGCATCCCCCTGGACCCTCTCCCAGGGCACCCACTGCGGGACCCACGGTCACAGCTGCAGCAGTTCAGCCACATCAAGAAGGATGTGACCCTGAGCAAGCCCAGCTTTGCCCGCACTGTGCTCTGGAACCCTGAGGACCTGATCCCCCTGCCCATCCCCAAGCAGGACGTGCCCCCTGTGCCTGCCGCCCTGCAGTCCATGCCCGCCCTGGACCCCAGGCTGCACCGCTCCAGTCCTGCGGGGCCCCCCAACACCCGGCAGCGCCAAGGGGCTCCCTCAGACCCCAGCGCCTCGGGCTCTAACCTGCCTGACTTTGAGCTGCTGTCGCGGATCCTCAAGACTGTCAACGTCAACACCCCCGGCGCAGGCGACAAGCCCAGTGATCCCAGGGTGCGCAAGGCCCCCACTGACCCACGGCTGCAGAAGCCAATAGACTCTGCTGCTGCAGCCCGCGTGGCCAAGCCCTGCGCCCCAGAAACCTCGCCCCCCACAGGGAGCCCCAGCCGGGAGTCATCCCCCCCAGCCACTGCGCCCTACGACCCCCGCGTGCTGGCGGCTGGTGGCTTAGGCCAGGGCAGCGGGAGTGGGCAGAGCAGCGTGCTGAGCGGCATCAGCCTGTACGACCCCAGGACTCCCAACACGGGGGGCAAAGCCTCAGAGCCCACCGTGGAGGCAGGCGCCCAGCCCAAGGGCCCCGAGGGCAACGGCAAGAATTCAGCCTCCAAAACCAAGGAGCCCCCATTCGTGCGCAAGTCCGCGCTGGAGCAGCCTGATGCGGGGAAGCCTGGGGCGGACCCGGGCGCTGCGGCCACGGACAGGTACAACAGCTACAACCGGCCGAGGCCCAAGGCTGCCGCGGCCTCCGCCACCGCCACTGGCACCCCACCACCAGAGGGGGCCTCACCCCAACCTGGAGTGCACAACCTGCCTGTGCCCACCCTGTTTGGGACCGTGAAGCCAGCCCCCAAGTCCGGCTCAGGGAGCCCCTTCGCTGGCAACAGCCCATCCCGTGAGGGTGAGCCAGATGCGGGGTCCCTGAAAGATGTCTTCAAAGGCTTTGACCCCACTGCCTCCCCCTTTTGCCAGTAG
- the Zc3h4 gene encoding zinc finger CCCH domain-containing protein 4 isoform X6 produces the protein MEDGELEEGELEDDGVEETQDAPGGPERSRKEKGDKHHSDSDEEKSHRRLKRKRKKEREKEKRRSKKRRKSKHKRHASSSDDFSDFSDDSDFSPSEKGHRKYREYSPPYVPSHQQYSSSHSAPLPKKSYSKMDSKGYGMYEDYENEQYGDYEGDEEEDMGKEDYDDFTKELNQYRRSKEGSRGRGSRGRGRGYRARGSRGGGGGGGGGARGRGLGRGSRGRGRGSMGGDHPEDEEDFYEEEMEYGENEEPMGDDEYDEYSKELNQYRRSKDSRGRGLSRGRGRGSRGRGKGMGRGRGRGGSRGGMNKGGMNDDEDFYDDDMGDSGGGYRRSDHDKPHQQSDKKGKVICKYFVEGRCTWGDHCNFSHDIELPKKRELCKFYITGFCARAENCPYMHGDFPCKLYHTTGNCINGDDCMFSHDPLTEETRELLDKMLADDAEAGAEDEKEVEELKKQGINPLPKPPPGVGLLPTPPRPPGPPAPNSPNGRPMQGGPPPPPPPPPPPPGPPQMPMPVHEPLSPQQLQQQQDMYNKKIPSLFEIVVRPTGQLAEKLGVRFPGPGGPQGPMGPGPNMGPPGPMGAPMHPDMHPDMHPDMHPDMHPDMHPDMPMGPGMNPGPPMGPGGPPMMPYGPGDSPHSGMMPPIPPAQNFYENFYPPQEGMEMEPGLLGDAEDYGHYEELPGQPGEPLFPEHPLEPDSFSEGGPLGRPKPGAGVPDFLPSAQRALYLRIQQKQQEEEERARRLAESSKQDRENEEGDTGNWYSSDEDEGGSSVTSILKTLRQQTSSRTQASVGELSSSGLGDPRLQKGHSTGGRLADPRLSRDPRLTRHTEAAGGSGPGDTAPSDPRLARSLPASKPEGSLHASPAGPSSSKGSAAPPAEEEEGERALREKAVSIPLDPLPGHPLRDPRSQLQQFSHIKKDVTLSKPSFARTVLWNPEDLIPLPIPKQDVPPVPAALQSMPALDPRLHRSSPAGPPNTRQRQGAPSDPSASGSNLPDFELLSRILKTVNVNTPGAGDKPSDPRVRKAPTDPRLQKPIDSAAAARVAKPCAPETSPPTGSPSRESSPPATAPYDPRVLAAGGLGQGSGSGQSSVLSGISLYDPRTPNTGGKASEPTVEAGAQPKGPEGNGKNSASKTKEPPFVRKSALEQPDAGKPGADPGAAATDRYNSYNRPRPKAAAASATATGTPPPEGASPQPGVHNLPVPTLFGTVKPAPKSGSGSPFAGNSPSREGEPDAGSLKDVFKGFDPTASPFCQ, from the exons GGAAGATGGGGAGCTGGAAGAAGGTGAACTGGAAGATGATGGGGTTGAAGAGACCCAGGACGCCCCAGGGGGACCAGAGAGGAGCCGGAAAGAGAAGGGGGACAAGCACCATAGTGACTCAGATGAGGAAAAGTCTCACCGGAGGCTGAAGAGGAAACGGAAGAAAGAgcgggagaaggagaagaggagatccaagaagaggaggaaatccAAGCACAAG CGCCATGCTTCTTCCAGCGACGACTTCTCTGACTTCTCAGATGACTCCGACTTCAGCCCCAGCGAGAAGGGCCATCGCAAGTACAGGGAATACAGTCCCCCATACGTGCCG TCACACCAGCAGTACTCCTCATCACACTCTGCACCGCTGCCCAAGAAGTCATACTCCAAGATGGACAGCAAGGGCTATGGCATGTATGAGGACTACGAGAACGAGCAGTACGGGGACTACGAgggggacgaggaggaggacatgGGAAAGGAGGACTATGACGACTTCACCAAAGAGCTGAACCAGTACCGGCGCTCCAAGGAGGGCAGTCGGGGCCGAG GCAGCCGAGGCCGGGGCAGGGGCTACCGAGCCCGAGGgagccgaggaggaggaggaggaggaggaggaggagcacgaGGTCGGGGCCTAGGCAGGGGCAGCCGAGGCCGGGGCAGAGGCTCCATGGGAGGAGACCACCCAGAGGATGAAGAGGATTTCTACGAGGAAGAGATGGAA TATGGAGAAAATGAGGAGCCCATGGGAGACGACGAGTATGATGAGTACTCCAAAGAACTGAACCAGTACCGCCGGTCCAAGGACAGCCGAGGCCGAG GATTAAGTCGTGGCCGTGGCCGTGGCTCCCGAGGCCGAGGGAAGGGGATGGGCCGGGGCCGTGGACGAGGTGGTAGCAGAGGAGGGATGAACAAGGGTGGGATGAACGATGACGAAGACTTCTACGATGATGACATGGGT GATAGTGGTGGAGGCTACCGGAGGAGTGACCATGACAAGCCCCACCAGCAGTCTGACAAGAAAGGCAAAGTCATCTGCAAATACTTTGTGGAAGGGCGATGCACGTGG GGAGACCACTGTAATTTCAGCCATGACATCGAATTGCCAAAGAAACGTGAGCTGTGCAAGTTTTACATCACTGGCTTCTGTGCCAGAGCTGAGAATTGCCCCTACATGCACG GTGACTTCCCGTGTAAGCTGTACCACACAACTGGGAACTGCATCAACGGTGATGACTGCATGTTCTCCCATGATCCGCTGACTGAGGAGACCAGAGAGCTATTGGATAAG ATGTTGGCTGATGATGCTGAGGCAGGTGCTGAGGATGAGAAGGAAGTGGAGGAGCTGAAGAAGCAAGGCATCAACCCCCTGCCCAAGCCTCCTCCGGGTGTGGGCCTCTTGCCTACACCCCCTCGGCCCCCTGGCCCCCCAGCCCCGAACTCTCCTAATGGCAGGCCCATGCAAGGAGGCCCCCCGCCTccgcctccaccccctccaccgcCCCCAGGGCCTCCCCAGATGCCCATGCCCGTGCACGAGCCACTGTCACcccagcagctgcagcagcagcaggacaTGTACAACAAGAAGATCCCCTCCTTGTTTGAGATTGTTGTGCGGCCCACAGGACAGCTGGCCGAGAAGCTAGGTGTGAG GTTCCCAGGACCTGGTGGACCCCAAGGGCCTATGGGTCCTGGACCCAACATGGGACCCCCAGGTCCCATGGGGGCCCCCATGCACCCTGACATGCATCCCGACATGCATCCTGACATGCACCCTGACATGCACCCCGACATGCACCCTGATATGCCAATGGGTCCTGGCATGAACCCTGGCCCACCCATGGGCCCTGGTGGCCCCCCGATGATGCCCTATGGTCCTGGAGACTCCCCACACTCTGGAATGATGCCTCCCATCCCACCGGCCCAGAACTTCTACGAGAATTTCTACCCACCGCAGGAAGGCATGGAGATGGAGCCGGGCCTCCTTGGGGATGCAG AGGACTACGGGCACTACGAAGAGCTGCCGGGGCAGCCTGGGGAGCCCCTCTTCCCTGAGCACCCTCTGGAGCCTGACAGCTTCTCTGAGGGAGGGCCCTTGGGCCGGCCGAAGCCGGGCGCTGGTGTCCCCGACTTCTTGCCCTCGGCCCAGAGGGCTCTGTACCTGAGGATCCAGCagaagcagcaggaggaggaggagagagcaagGAGGCTGGCTGAGAGCAGCAAGCAGGACCGGGAGAATGAGGAAG GAGACACTGGCAACTGGTACTCAAGTGATGAGGACGAGGGTGGGAGCAGTGTTACATCCATCCTCAAGACCCTCAGGCAGCAGACGTCCAGTCGGACCCAGGCCTCTGTTGGGGAGCTGAGCAGCAGTGGGCTGGGAGACCCCCGCCTCCAAAAGGGACACTCCACAGGAGGCCGGCTGGCTGACCCCCGCCTCAGCCGGGACCCCAGGCTCACCCGCCACACCGAAGCTGCTGGTGGCTCTGGCCCTGGGGACACGGCACCCTCTGACCCTCGACTTGCTCGCTCCCTCCCAGCCTCCAAGCCTGAAGGCAGCCTCCACGCCAGCCCTGCAGGCCCCAGCAGCTCCAAGGGGTCTGCAGCGCCCCCtgcggaagaggaggagggggagcgggCCCTGCGGGAGAAGGCGGTCAGCATCCCCCTGGACCCTCTCCCAGGGCACCCACTGCGGGACCCACGGTCACAGCTGCAGCAGTTCAGCCACATCAAGAAGGATGTGACCCTGAGCAAGCCCAGCTTTGCCCGCACTGTGCTCTGGAACCCTGAGGACCTGATCCCCCTGCCCATCCCCAAGCAGGACGTGCCCCCTGTGCCTGCCGCCCTGCAGTCCATGCCCGCCCTGGACCCCAGGCTGCACCGCTCCAGTCCTGCGGGGCCCCCCAACACCCGGCAGCGCCAAGGGGCTCCCTCAGACCCCAGCGCCTCGGGCTCTAACCTGCCTGACTTTGAGCTGCTGTCGCGGATCCTCAAGACTGTCAACGTCAACACCCCCGGCGCAGGCGACAAGCCCAGTGATCCCAGGGTGCGCAAGGCCCCCACTGACCCACGGCTGCAGAAGCCAATAGACTCTGCTGCTGCAGCCCGCGTGGCCAAGCCCTGCGCCCCAGAAACCTCGCCCCCCACAGGGAGCCCCAGCCGGGAGTCATCCCCCCCAGCCACTGCGCCCTACGACCCCCGCGTGCTGGCGGCTGGTGGCTTAGGCCAGGGCAGCGGGAGTGGGCAGAGCAGCGTGCTGAGCGGCATCAGCCTGTACGACCCCAGGACTCCCAACACGGGGGGCAAAGCCTCAGAGCCCACCGTGGAGGCAGGCGCCCAGCCCAAGGGCCCCGAGGGCAACGGCAAGAATTCAGCCTCCAAAACCAAGGAGCCCCCATTCGTGCGCAAGTCCGCGCTGGAGCAGCCTGATGCGGGGAAGCCTGGGGCGGACCCGGGCGCTGCGGCCACGGACAGGTACAACAGCTACAACCGGCCGAGGCCCAAGGCTGCCGCGGCCTCCGCCACCGCCACTGGCACCCCACCACCAGAGGGGGCCTCACCCCAACCTGGAGTGCACAACCTGCCTGTGCCCACCCTGTTTGGGACCGTGAAGCCAGCCCCCAAGTCCGGCTCAGGGAGCCCCTTCGCTGGCAACAGCCCATCCCGTGAGGGTGAGCCAGATGCGGGGTCCCTGAAAGATGTCTTCAAAGGCTTTGACCCCACTGCCTCCCCCTTTTGCCAGTAG